In the genome of Ammospiza nelsoni isolate bAmmNel1 chromosome 7, bAmmNel1.pri, whole genome shotgun sequence, one region contains:
- the LMLN gene encoding leishmanolysin-like peptidase, producing the protein MAAEPGGGRARPIHCCRPPLVAFTAGLLLLLPLPPSISASSSCHHRVPSGDQVVYQVPLKENHVSKRNVDQQLRIKIVYDRSVEDLLPEKRHLIKNKLFPQAISYLEKTFQVRKSAGAILLSRQCVTNQYLRRKADPHRYCQKACADHTRCGPVIVPEKHLQQCRVYNDSDWHRRPTGSPEQEGVRDADFVLYVSALTTDRCGHENIIAYAAYCQLEAEMDRPIAGYANLCPNMISTQAQEFVGMLSTVKHEIIHALGFSAGLFAFYRDDDGKPLTPRYADGLPHYNESLGLYQWSNKVVHKAVRLWDVRGGKMLRHAVHLLVTPRVVEEARKHFNCPILEGMELENQGGMGTELNHWEKRLLENEAMTGSHTQNRVFSRITLALMEDTGWYKANYSMAEKLDWGRNKGCDFVMKSCKFWIEQKRQKKQLISPYCDTLRSNPLQLTCRQDQRAVAVCNLQKFPKQLPQEYQYFDNLNGVPAEELPYYGGSVEIADYCPFSQEFSWHLSGEFQRSSDCRIIENQPDPTKNYGAEKYGPNSVCLIQKSAFVMEQCRRKLSYPDWGSGCYQVSCSPQGLHVWVKDTAYLCSRSGQVLTVSIQMNGWVHVGNLICPACSDFCDSCPPERDPPASNLTRAAPIDLCSCSSSLVVTLWLLVANLVPLLTGLFLCA; encoded by the exons ATGGCCGCCGAGCCGGGCGGCGGGCGCGCCCGGCCCATCCACTGCTGCCGCCCGCCGCTCGTCGCCTTCACCGcggggctcctgctgctcctgccgcTGCCCCCTAGCAtctccgcctcctcctcctgtcaCCATCGCGTACCCAGCGGCGACCAG gtCGTCTATCAAGTTCCTCTAAAGGAAAATCACGTCTCGAAGAGAAACGTGGATCAACAGCTAAGAATTAAGATTGTGTATGACAGAAGCGTTGAGGA tttGCTGCCTGAGAAAAGACACCTTATAAAG AACAAACTCTTCCCACAAGCTATATCTTATTTGGAGAAGACATTTCAAGTGCGCAAATCTGCCGGGGCTATATTGCTGAGCAG GCAATGTGTGACAAACCAATATTTAAGGAGGAAAGCTGACCCTCACAGATATTGCCAAAAAGCCTGTGCAGACCATACAAGGTGTGGGCCAGTTATAGTTCCTGAGAAACACCTCCAG CAATGCAGGGTGTACAATGACAGTGACTGGCACCGCAGGCCCACGGGCTCCCCCGAGCAGGAGGGGGTTCGAGATGCTGACTTTGTGCTCTACGTTAGTGCTCTCACTACTGACAGGTGTGGCCATGAAAATATCATCGCATATGCAGCCTATTGCCAACTGGAAGCTGAAATGGACAG GCCAATAGCAGGATATGCTAACTTGTGTCCAAACATGATTTCAACCCAAGCTCAGGAATTTGTTGGCATGTTGTCTACAGTGAAACACGAGATAATCCATGCACTG GGTTTCTCTGCTGGACTGTTTGCATTTTATCGTGATGATGATGGAAAACCTTTGACACCAAGATATGCAGATGGACTTCCTCATTATAatgaaag CCTAGGTTTGTATCAGTGGAGCAATAAAGTTGTTCATAAAGCAGTGAGGCTGTGGGATGTACGTGGTGGCAAAATGCTGCGCCATGCTGTTCATCTTCTGGTGACACCTCGCGTCGTC gAAGAAGCCCGAAAACATTTTAATTGTCCAATTCTAGAGGGAATGGAGCTTGAAAATCAAGGTGGCATGGGTACTGAGCTCAACCACTGGGAGAAGAGGTTGTTGGAG AATGAAGCAATGACTGGATCCCACACTCAGAATCGAGTCTTTTCCAGGATCACCTTAGCATTAATGGAAGACACAGG ATGGTATAAAGCAAATTACAGCATGGCAGAGAAATTAGACTGGGGACGCAATAAAGGCTGTGACTTTGTAATGAAGAGCTGCAAATTCTGGATTGAACAGAAGAGACAAAA gAAGCAATTAATCAGTCCATACTGCGACACTTTGAGGAGTAATCCTTTGCAGTTAACCTGCAGACAGGACCAAAGAGCAGTAGCAGTGTGCAACTTGCAGAAGTTTCCAAAGCAGTTACCTCAGGAATATCAG TACTTTGACAATCTTAATGGAGTACCAGCAGAAGAACTGCCCTACTATGGTGGCTCAGTAGAAATTGCTGACTATTGTCCCTTTAGTCAGGAATTCAGCTGGCATTTGAGTGGTGAATTTCAACGCAGTTCAGACTGTAGAATAATTGAAAACCAGCCAG ATCCTACCAAAAACTATGGTGCAGAGAAATATGGACCAAACTCTGTATGTCTTATTCAGAAATCTGCTTTTGTTATGGAACAGTGCAGGAGGAAACTCAGTTACCCTGACTGGGGTAGTGGATGTTACCAA GTTTCTTGCTCTCCACAAGGGCTGCACGTGTGGGTCAAGGACACTGCGTACTTGTGCAGCCGCTCAGGCCAGGTGCTGACTGTGAGCATTCAGATGAATGGCTGGGTACATGTTGGCAATCTGATTTGCCCAGCCTGTTCAGACTTCTGTGACTCCTGTCCCCCAGAGAGGGATCCTCCAGCTTCTAACTTAACAAGAGCTGCACCCATTG actTATGCTCCTGCTCATCCAGCCTGGTTGTAACCCTTTGGCTGCTGGTGGCCAACTTAGTTCCTCTGCTAACAGGATTGTTTCTCTGCGCATAG